From a single Loxodonta africana isolate mLoxAfr1 chromosome 9, mLoxAfr1.hap2, whole genome shotgun sequence genomic region:
- the CERCAM gene encoding inactive glycosyltransferase 25 family member 3 isoform X2 — translation MHAAPAAPLLLQLLLLLGSRLVGTGTAEPPPPAVVLVILARNAEHSLPHYLGALERLDYPRARLALWCATDHNIDNTKEMLQEWLAAVGNDYAAVVWRPEGEPRSYPDEEGPKHWTKERYQFLMELKQEALTFARDWGADYILFADTDNILTNNQTLQLLMEQGLPVVAPMLDSQTYYSNFWCGITPQGYYRRTAEYFPTKNRQRRGCFRVPMVHSTFLVSLRAEGAAQLAFYPPHPNYTWPFDDIIVFAYACQAAGVSVHVCNQHRYGYMNVPVKSHHSLEDERVNFIHLVLEALVDGPPMQASAHVSRPPKRPSKMGFDEVFVISLARRPDRRERMLNSLWEMEIAGQVVDAVDGRTLNSSIIRSLGVDLLPGYQDPYSGRTLTKGEVGCFLSHYAIWEEVVARGLAQVVVFEDDVRFQSNFKGRLEQLMKEVEAEKLPWDLIYLGRKQVNPEEEAVVEGLPHLVMAGYSYWTLAYALSLAGARKLLASQPLSRMLPVDEFLPVMFDQHPNGRLITWSGSHKTLRDPRLDLVSSSGHSLHPQPRDEL, via the exons ATGCACGCTGCTCCCGCCGCCCCGCTGCTGCTCCAGCTGCTGCTTCTGCTGGGGTCGCGGCTGGTGGGTACGGGCACCGcggagccgccgccgccggccgtgGTCCTTGTCATCCTGGCCCGCAATGCAGAGCACTCACTGCCCCACTACCTGGGCGCACTGGAGCGGCTGGACTACCCCCGGGCCAGGCTGGCCCTCTG GTGTGCCACTGACCACAACATAGATAACACCAAGGAGATGCTGCAGGAGTGGTTGGCTGCTGTGGGCAATGACTATGCAGCTGTGGTCTGGAGGCCCGAGGGGGAGCCCAG GTCCTACCCAGACGAAGAGGGTCCCAAGCACTGGACCAAAGAACGGTACCAGTTTCTGATGGAGTTGAAGCAGGAAGCTCTGACCTTTGCCAGGGACTGGGGGGCTGATTATATCCTG TTTGCAGACACAGACAACATTCTAACCAATAACCAGACGCTGCAGCTTCTTATGGAGCAAGGGTTGCCTGTGGTGGCCCCAATGCTGGATTCGCAGACCTACTACTCCAACTTCTGGTGCGGGATCACCCCCCAG GGCTACTACCGCCGTACAGCCGAGTACTTCCCCACCAAGAACCGCCAACGCCGGGGCTGCTTTCGTGTCCCTATGGTCCATTCCACCTTCCTGGTATCTCTGCGGGCTGAGGGGGCAGCCCAGCTCGCTTTCTATCCCCCTCACCCCAACTATACCTGGCCCTTTGATGACATCATCGTCTTCGCCTACGCCTGTCAGGCAGCTG GAGTCTCGGTCCATGTGTGCAACCAGCACCGTTATGGGTACATGAATGTGCCTGTGAAATCTCACCACAGTCTAGAGGACGAAAGGGTCAACTTCATCCATCTAGTCTTGGAAGCACTTG TTGATGGGCCCCCCATGCAGGCCTCGGCTCATGTGTCCCGGCCCCCAAAGAGACCCAGCAAGATGGGGTTTGATGAG gtctttgtcatcagcctGGCCCGCCGGCCTGACCGCCGTGAGCGCATGCTGAACTCGCTCTGGGAGATGGAGATCGCTGGGCAGGTGGTGGATGCTGTGGATGGCCG AACCCTCAATAGCAGTATCATCAGGAGCCTTGGCGTGGACCTGCTCCCTGGCTACCAGGACCCCTACTCAGGCCGCACATTGACCAAGGGAGAGGTGGGCTGCTTCCTCAGCCACTATGCCATCTGGGAGGAG GTGGTTGCCAGGGGTCTGGCCCAGGTCGTAGTGTTTGAGGATGATGTGCGCTTTCAAAGCAACTTCAAGGGACGGCTGGAGCAGCTGATGAAAGAGGTGGAGGCAGAGAAACTTCCGTGGGACCTGAT CTACCTCGGCCGGAAGCAGGTGAACCCTGAGGAAGAGGCAGTTGTGGAGGGGCTTCCACACCTGGTGATGGCTGGGTACTCCTACTGGACGCTGGCATATGCCCTGAGCCTGGCGGGGGCTCGCAAGTTGCTGGCCTCCCAGCCCCTGAGCCGGATGCTACCTGTGGACGAGTTCCTGCCCGTCATGTTTGACCAGCACCCCAA TGGCCGCCTCATCACCTGGAGTGGCTCTCACAAGACCTTGCGTGACCCCCGCCTGGACCTGGTCAGCAGCAGCGGGCACAGCCTCCATCCTCAACCCCGGGACGAGCTTTAG
- the CERCAM gene encoding inactive glycosyltransferase 25 family member 3 isoform X3 → MLQEWLAAVGNDYAAVVWRPEGEPRSYPDEEGPKHWTKERYQFLMELKQEALTFARDWGADYILFADTDNILTNNQTLQLLMEQGLPVVAPMLDSQTYYSNFWCGITPQGYYRRTAEYFPTKNRQRRGCFRVPMVHSTFLVSLRAEGAAQLAFYPPHPNYTWPFDDIIVFAYACQAAGVSVHVCNQHRYGYMNVPVKSHHSLEDERVNFIHLVLEALVDGPPMQASAHVSRPPKRPSKMGFDEVFVISLARRPDRRERMLNSLWEMEIAGQVVDAVDGRTLNSSIIRSLGVDLLPGYQDPYSGRTLTKGEVGCFLSHYAIWEEVVARGLAQVVVFEDDVRFQSNFKGRLEQLMKEVEAEKLPWDLIYLGRKQVNPEEEAVVEGLPHLVMAGYSYWTLAYALSLAGARKLLASQPLSRMLPVDEFLPVMFDQHPNEKYKAHFWPRDLRAFSVQPLLTAPTHYAGDEGWLSDTETSSLWDDDSGRLITWSGSHKTLRDPRLDLVSSSGHSLHPQPRDEL, encoded by the exons ATGCTGCAGGAGTGGTTGGCTGCTGTGGGCAATGACTATGCAGCTGTGGTCTGGAGGCCCGAGGGGGAGCCCAG GTCCTACCCAGACGAAGAGGGTCCCAAGCACTGGACCAAAGAACGGTACCAGTTTCTGATGGAGTTGAAGCAGGAAGCTCTGACCTTTGCCAGGGACTGGGGGGCTGATTATATCCTG TTTGCAGACACAGACAACATTCTAACCAATAACCAGACGCTGCAGCTTCTTATGGAGCAAGGGTTGCCTGTGGTGGCCCCAATGCTGGATTCGCAGACCTACTACTCCAACTTCTGGTGCGGGATCACCCCCCAG GGCTACTACCGCCGTACAGCCGAGTACTTCCCCACCAAGAACCGCCAACGCCGGGGCTGCTTTCGTGTCCCTATGGTCCATTCCACCTTCCTGGTATCTCTGCGGGCTGAGGGGGCAGCCCAGCTCGCTTTCTATCCCCCTCACCCCAACTATACCTGGCCCTTTGATGACATCATCGTCTTCGCCTACGCCTGTCAGGCAGCTG GAGTCTCGGTCCATGTGTGCAACCAGCACCGTTATGGGTACATGAATGTGCCTGTGAAATCTCACCACAGTCTAGAGGACGAAAGGGTCAACTTCATCCATCTAGTCTTGGAAGCACTTG TTGATGGGCCCCCCATGCAGGCCTCGGCTCATGTGTCCCGGCCCCCAAAGAGACCCAGCAAGATGGGGTTTGATGAG gtctttgtcatcagcctGGCCCGCCGGCCTGACCGCCGTGAGCGCATGCTGAACTCGCTCTGGGAGATGGAGATCGCTGGGCAGGTGGTGGATGCTGTGGATGGCCG AACCCTCAATAGCAGTATCATCAGGAGCCTTGGCGTGGACCTGCTCCCTGGCTACCAGGACCCCTACTCAGGCCGCACATTGACCAAGGGAGAGGTGGGCTGCTTCCTCAGCCACTATGCCATCTGGGAGGAG GTGGTTGCCAGGGGTCTGGCCCAGGTCGTAGTGTTTGAGGATGATGTGCGCTTTCAAAGCAACTTCAAGGGACGGCTGGAGCAGCTGATGAAAGAGGTGGAGGCAGAGAAACTTCCGTGGGACCTGAT CTACCTCGGCCGGAAGCAGGTGAACCCTGAGGAAGAGGCAGTTGTGGAGGGGCTTCCACACCTGGTGATGGCTGGGTACTCCTACTGGACGCTGGCATATGCCCTGAGCCTGGCGGGGGCTCGCAAGTTGCTGGCCTCCCAGCCCCTGAGCCGGATGCTACCTGTGGACGAGTTCCTGCCCGTCATGTTTGACCAGCACCCCAA CGAAAAATACAAGGCACACTTCTGGCCACGGGACCTGCGGGCCTTCTCGGTCCAGCCCCTGCTCACTGCTCCCACCCACTATGCGGGGGATGAGGGGTGGCTCAGTGACACGGAGACATCCTCCCTCTGGGATGACGACAGTGGCCGCCTCATCACCTGGAGTGGCTCTCACAAGACCTTGCGTGACCCCCGCCTGGACCTGGTCAGCAGCAGCGGGCACAGCCTCCATCCTCAACCCCGGGACGAGCTTTAG
- the CERCAM gene encoding inactive glycosyltransferase 25 family member 3 isoform X1, protein MHAAPAAPLLLQLLLLLGSRLVGTGTAEPPPPAVVLVILARNAEHSLPHYLGALERLDYPRARLALWCATDHNIDNTKEMLQEWLAAVGNDYAAVVWRPEGEPRSYPDEEGPKHWTKERYQFLMELKQEALTFARDWGADYILFADTDNILTNNQTLQLLMEQGLPVVAPMLDSQTYYSNFWCGITPQGYYRRTAEYFPTKNRQRRGCFRVPMVHSTFLVSLRAEGAAQLAFYPPHPNYTWPFDDIIVFAYACQAAGVSVHVCNQHRYGYMNVPVKSHHSLEDERVNFIHLVLEALVDGPPMQASAHVSRPPKRPSKMGFDEVFVISLARRPDRRERMLNSLWEMEIAGQVVDAVDGRTLNSSIIRSLGVDLLPGYQDPYSGRTLTKGEVGCFLSHYAIWEEVVARGLAQVVVFEDDVRFQSNFKGRLEQLMKEVEAEKLPWDLIYLGRKQVNPEEEAVVEGLPHLVMAGYSYWTLAYALSLAGARKLLASQPLSRMLPVDEFLPVMFDQHPNEKYKAHFWPRDLRAFSVQPLLTAPTHYAGDEGWLSDTETSSLWDDDSGRLITWSGSHKTLRDPRLDLVSSSGHSLHPQPRDEL, encoded by the exons ATGCACGCTGCTCCCGCCGCCCCGCTGCTGCTCCAGCTGCTGCTTCTGCTGGGGTCGCGGCTGGTGGGTACGGGCACCGcggagccgccgccgccggccgtgGTCCTTGTCATCCTGGCCCGCAATGCAGAGCACTCACTGCCCCACTACCTGGGCGCACTGGAGCGGCTGGACTACCCCCGGGCCAGGCTGGCCCTCTG GTGTGCCACTGACCACAACATAGATAACACCAAGGAGATGCTGCAGGAGTGGTTGGCTGCTGTGGGCAATGACTATGCAGCTGTGGTCTGGAGGCCCGAGGGGGAGCCCAG GTCCTACCCAGACGAAGAGGGTCCCAAGCACTGGACCAAAGAACGGTACCAGTTTCTGATGGAGTTGAAGCAGGAAGCTCTGACCTTTGCCAGGGACTGGGGGGCTGATTATATCCTG TTTGCAGACACAGACAACATTCTAACCAATAACCAGACGCTGCAGCTTCTTATGGAGCAAGGGTTGCCTGTGGTGGCCCCAATGCTGGATTCGCAGACCTACTACTCCAACTTCTGGTGCGGGATCACCCCCCAG GGCTACTACCGCCGTACAGCCGAGTACTTCCCCACCAAGAACCGCCAACGCCGGGGCTGCTTTCGTGTCCCTATGGTCCATTCCACCTTCCTGGTATCTCTGCGGGCTGAGGGGGCAGCCCAGCTCGCTTTCTATCCCCCTCACCCCAACTATACCTGGCCCTTTGATGACATCATCGTCTTCGCCTACGCCTGTCAGGCAGCTG GAGTCTCGGTCCATGTGTGCAACCAGCACCGTTATGGGTACATGAATGTGCCTGTGAAATCTCACCACAGTCTAGAGGACGAAAGGGTCAACTTCATCCATCTAGTCTTGGAAGCACTTG TTGATGGGCCCCCCATGCAGGCCTCGGCTCATGTGTCCCGGCCCCCAAAGAGACCCAGCAAGATGGGGTTTGATGAG gtctttgtcatcagcctGGCCCGCCGGCCTGACCGCCGTGAGCGCATGCTGAACTCGCTCTGGGAGATGGAGATCGCTGGGCAGGTGGTGGATGCTGTGGATGGCCG AACCCTCAATAGCAGTATCATCAGGAGCCTTGGCGTGGACCTGCTCCCTGGCTACCAGGACCCCTACTCAGGCCGCACATTGACCAAGGGAGAGGTGGGCTGCTTCCTCAGCCACTATGCCATCTGGGAGGAG GTGGTTGCCAGGGGTCTGGCCCAGGTCGTAGTGTTTGAGGATGATGTGCGCTTTCAAAGCAACTTCAAGGGACGGCTGGAGCAGCTGATGAAAGAGGTGGAGGCAGAGAAACTTCCGTGGGACCTGAT CTACCTCGGCCGGAAGCAGGTGAACCCTGAGGAAGAGGCAGTTGTGGAGGGGCTTCCACACCTGGTGATGGCTGGGTACTCCTACTGGACGCTGGCATATGCCCTGAGCCTGGCGGGGGCTCGCAAGTTGCTGGCCTCCCAGCCCCTGAGCCGGATGCTACCTGTGGACGAGTTCCTGCCCGTCATGTTTGACCAGCACCCCAA CGAAAAATACAAGGCACACTTCTGGCCACGGGACCTGCGGGCCTTCTCGGTCCAGCCCCTGCTCACTGCTCCCACCCACTATGCGGGGGATGAGGGGTGGCTCAGTGACACGGAGACATCCTCCCTCTGGGATGACGACAGTGGCCGCCTCATCACCTGGAGTGGCTCTCACAAGACCTTGCGTGACCCCCGCCTGGACCTGGTCAGCAGCAGCGGGCACAGCCTCCATCCTCAACCCCGGGACGAGCTTTAG